The proteins below are encoded in one region of Telopea speciosissima isolate NSW1024214 ecotype Mountain lineage chromosome 10, Tspe_v1, whole genome shotgun sequence:
- the LOC122642601 gene encoding plant UBX domain-containing protein 8, which yields MARANRDAIDTFMSITGASEDVALQRLEDHDGDLNEAVNAHFSAGDRNTTQRAPVAASQNDFMEIDDPIGLETREPPLPFLSSGRNLNPFSLLDPNFGRSFFESRGASEFSSRAPFVSHPREVREIPIEVKDVNDQPGHSGPAPTIEDVTGTAYAHGPETHGRVIIDDEVDEITPIDPLAHTEGHNERETSFSGNSLHQARVASAPDLDSDWSNDIEEEMVRAAIEASKREVEEGYPNRQLGIANDSSSPGIQQQTQSPLDDTDLAQAVSLSLRTAEQEKARREQGESVGAAQQHAFSPSDVGGLGKLPSTNERQGFGSLGKETSSQFKLEAGSSSVQDEAEDVDEQPLVRHRSRRISFGSMESAKDDGEMSDSPPSSPRPHDVGTDQERNRENFPSDEWGGISSEEHDEAVMLEAALFGRIPEGTAYRFDVGSYPLRTPRPPSPTLAAQRLLREQQDDEYLASLQADREKELKAREEAEARRLEEEAAREAALEEERRKEEEARMKLLEEEEFERQLAAKEASLPQEPASDDENAVTLLVRMSDGSRRGRRFLKSDKLQSLFDFIDVGRGVKPGTYKLVRPYPRRAFSDGESGLSLGELGLTSKQEALFIELI from the exons ATGGCGAGAGCTAATCGAGACGCAATCGATACGTTTATGAGCATTACCGGTGCATCCGAGGATGTGGCGTTACAGAGACTGGAG GATCATGATGGTGATCTCAATGAAGCTGTCAATGCACATTTTAGTGCAGGAGATAGAAACAC AACACAACGGGCACCTGTTGCGGCATCTCAAAATGATTTCATGGAAATAGATGATCCAATTGGACTTGAAACCCGAGAGCCTCCTTTACCATTTCTATCTTCTGGTAGAAATTTGAACCCATTCTCACTTCTTGACCCCAATTTTGGTAGAAGTTTTTTTGAAAGCAGGGGTGCTTCCGAGTTTTCCAGCCGTGCACCATTTGTTTCACATCCAAGAGAGGTTCGGGAGATCCCCATAGAGGTCAAGGATGTAAATGACCAGCCTGGTCATTCTGGACCTGCTCCTACTATCGAAGATGTCACTGGAACTGCATATGCACATGGTCCTGAAACTCATGGACGTGTCATAATTGATGATGAAGTGGATGAAATTACTCCGATTGATCCCCTTGCACATACTGAAGGCCATAATGAAAGAGAAACTAGCTTTTCAGGTAACAGTCTTCATCAGGCACGTGTCGCAAGTGCTCCTGATTTAGACAGCGACTGGAGTAATGATatagaagaagagatggtcCGAGCTGCCATTGAAGCTTCAAAGCGAGAGGTTGAAGAGGGGTATCCAAATCGGCAACTTGGTATTGCTAAT GACTCATCAAGTCCTGGAATACAACAACAAACACAATCTCCATTAGATGATACTGATCTTGCACAGGCAGTTTCATTGTCATTAAGG ACGGCAGAGCAAGAGAAAGCACGCCGTGAGCAGGGTGAGTCAGTTGGAGCAGCTCAACAGCATGCTTTTAGCCCATCTGATGTAGGAGGGTTGGGAAAACTACCATCAACAAATGAGAG GCAAGGATTTGGTTCGTTGGGCAAGGAAACTTCAAGTCAATTTAAGTTGGAGGCAGGAAGCTCATCTGTGCAGGATGAAGCTGAGGATGTAGACGAGCAGCCATTGGTGAGGCACAGGTCTAGACGTATTTCTTTTGGATCTATGGAATCTGCAAAAGATGATGGAGAAATGAGCGACAGTCCCCCGTCAAGTCCTCGACCTCATGATGTTGGTACTGATCAGGAGCGCAATAGGGAAAATTTCCCTTCTGATGAA TGGGGAGGCATATCTTCAGAGGAACATGATGAAGCAGTTATGCTTGAAGCTGCACTTTTTGGTCGAATTCCTGAAGGGACTGCATATCGCTTTGATGTGGGTTCCTATCCTCTTCGAACACCACGCCCTCCTTCTCCCACTCTAGCAGCTCAACGGTTACTGCGAGAACAGCAG GATGATGAGTATCTTGCTTCACTACAAGCTGATCGAGAAAAAGAATTGAAGGCCAGGGAGGAAGCTGAAGCTCGTCgcttagaagaagaagctgcTAGAGAAGCTGCCCTTGAAGAAGAGAGACGTAAGGAGGAAGAAGCTCGCATGAAATTGCTAGAAGAAGAG GAATTTGAAAGACAACTAGCTGCAAAAGAAGCTTCTCTTCCTCAGGAACCTGCTTCAGATGATGAGAATGCTGTAACTCTTCTTGTCCGGATGTCAGATGGTAGCCGCCGTGGCCGTCGCTTTCTTAAGTCAGACAAGCTTCAG TCGCTCTTTGACTTCATCGATGTGGGTAGGGGTGTTAAACCTGGTACCTACAAATTG